The Gemmatimonadaceae bacterium DNA segment TGCGCGAATATACATGTCAACCACTACCGAAGCAATTGTTACAGTCCACTAGTAGATGCGGAGTGGAACAGCTTATGCCTCCTTACCATTTGCCGGCCCGGCTCGTCTAACTGACGAGAGGGGTCTCGCTCGTTCATGAAGAAAACTTCATGGGACGAACGTTGACCGCCGGTGTATTATTGGCCGCCCAAAACAAAGGAGGCTGGATGGATGTACTCGTAATGTTAGAGGAGAACGCGGAACACTCGACCGTGCTCGCTCACGTCAACTCGGTGCCTTCGCCGCTGCATTCCGAGCGGCCTCCGCGCGAGATCGTGACCTTGTACGGCGCACCCAGCTCGGAATCGCTGGCGCTCGCATTGGCGGCCGCGGTCGAAGGGCAGCGCACGGCGCTGTCCGGCGGCGGTGGGTCCGGTGCGATCCGGCACCTGGGTGTGTGGGCGGAGCGCGGCGCCGTGGGCGACGCCGCGTGGCGCGACACCGCCGGCGAGCTTCACACCAGCGATCTCGAGATTCCGCTCGAGATCCTCGGCATCACCGCAGGCCGGCTCCTCGCCGAATGCGGCTCGGTGATCCAGCGGCTCGTCGCGGGTCTGGCGATGCCCGACTGGCCCGAAGGCGCGCGGCGCGCGATCAGCTTTTCGCTGACTCCCGTGTTCGCGGGCGCAGGCACGGCCGAAGCACTCGAGGTATTCCGCCAGAGCGGCGGACTTGCTTTCGAGGACTTCGAGGATGATGGGGAGGGGATCAACTGAACTCTGCCATCGTCCGAGCTACAAGAAAGGCCACCTGAAGTCGGGTGGCCTTTCCCTTATGCGGGCTACGGGGATTCCCCGTCAACCTTCACGTAGGCTGCTGCTCTCGCATTGATCATCACCGCCACCGAAAGCGCGACCATCATCAGGACCGCTGCCAAAAGGAAGGCCGCCCCCGGGATGTGCCACTTCGTCCCCGCGCCGATGAAGTACGCAAACGTCAGCGTGAACAGCCCCGGACCCACGAGCCCGGTGAGTCCCATGATGCTGCTGTTGGCTCCCTGGAGCTGACCCTGCTCGTGCGGCTGCACGCGCACCGTCATCAACGCCTGCACCGACGGCCCGACCAATCCCATCAACGAGAAGATCGGCAGACCCAGCCAGAAGACGCGCGTGTCGGGCGCGAGCCCCCAGATCGCGAAGCCCGCGGCGCCGAACGACAGTCCGATCAGCAGCGTGATCCGCTCGCCGAACGCCGCGACCGCGCGCCGCACGACGAACAGCTGCACGAGAATGCTGCCGAGCCCGACGGCGGCGAGCGCAAGCCCGGTCATCCCGGTGCTCCAGCCGTAGCGGTACCCCGTGTACAGCACCCAAACGCTCGGCAGAACGTGGTGCGCCAGCAGGTAGATCGCATTGACGGACGCGAGGCCGAGCAGCTCGTGGTGCGAGCGCAGCAGCGTGAGCGCGCCGACTGGATTCGCCTTCCTCCAGGTGAACGCCGCGCGCTTCTCCGGCGGCAGCGACTCGGGCAGGACGAAGAAGCCGTACGCGACGCCCACGAGCGCGAGCCCGGCTCCCGTCCAGAACGGCAGCCGCGGGCTCACCTGGCCGAGCAGTCCGCCGAGCGCCGGGCCGATGATGAAGCCCGCGCCCCACGCGGCGCTGATGAGCCCGAAGTTCGCGGCGCGCTTCTCGGGCGGTGACACGTCCGCGATGTACGCGCTCGCGGTCGCGATGGTGGCCGCGGTGATGCCGGATATCATCCGCCCGACGAACAGCCACGCCAGCGTCGGCGCGAGCGCCATCATGACGTAGTCCAACCCCAACCCGAAGCACGAGATGAGGATGACCGGTCGCCGGCCCAGCCGGTCGGAGAGCGAGCCGATGATCGGCGAGAAGATGAACTGCATCAGCGCCCACACCGTGCCGAACAGCCCGAACACTCTCGCGGCGCGCGCGGTGTCGCCGCCGGAGAGATCGACGATGAGCTTCGGGAGGACCGGGATGATCAGCCCGAACCCGAGCACGTCGATGAACACGGTGACGAGAATGAACGCCAGCGCGGCGCGGCGCCCCCCGAACCGCTGGATTGCGAGCATGGGGCGGAAACCTAGTGGAAGAAAGGCCCTCGTCTACGTCATTTGACGCAGCGCGGAGCCCCCTTTGGCCGGGGTATCGTGGGGGCGAAGAGCTGGTTGTTACAGTCGACTCACGGAGCCCCTCATGAACCCCGATCCCCGAATCCGCCCCACGACGCGAGAGCGCCTCGAGTTCGCCCTCCAGGCACCGTGCGATTTCGTGCTCAAGCTGGCCTGCGCGACGTATCCCATGTTTCTCGGCGTCTTCAAGCTGATGCCCCCCGCCTACATGGCGTGGGCGTCGCGCGTGAAAGCGCGCAAGGCGTACTATCGCGCGCTGCGCGAGGTGCCGGCGTACCGCGACTTCACGCTCGCGCGGGCGGACGGCCGCATCCCCGAGACGGACAAGGAGTCGTACATCAAGCCGTACGCGACGGGCGCGCGCTGCATCGGCGGCACGTTCTTCCACGGCCAGACGATGATCGACGAATCGTCGGGATCCACGGGCACGCCGTACAACTGGGTGCGCAGCGCGAAGGAGCGGCGCCAGAGCCACACCTTCGTGAGCTACTTCGCCACGTACGGTTACGGCCGCGAGCGGTGGATCACTATCAACGGCTTCAGCATGGGCGCGTGGGCGACCGGGCTCAACATGGGGATCTCGCTGCAGCGGAACGGGATCGTCAAGAACACCGGGCCCGACATCGCGAAGATCCTGCACACGCTGCGCTTCTTCGGTCCCGGCTACACCTACCTCATCACCGGCTATCCGCCGTTCCTCAAGCACCTGATGGAAGTCGCCGAGAAAGAAGGGTTTCCCTTCGACGAGTATCGCATCTTCGGGCTGGCGGGCGGCGAGGGGATGTCGGAAGGGCTGCGCGACTACCTGCTGCGCAGCTTCACCAAAGTCTATTCGGGCTACGGCGCGACCGATCTCGAGATCGGCATAGCCGGAGAGACGCCGATCTCGGTCGCGATCCGGCGGCTGGCGCGCGAGCGCGAGGACGTGAAGGCCGCGCTGTTCGGCTCGGATTCACGTCTGCCCATGGTCTTCCAGTACAATCCGATCATGCATCACTTCGAGGTGAACGAGCACAGCGAGCTGGTCTGCACGATCACGCGCGGCTCGCTGCTGTCGCCGCGCATCCGGTACAACGTGCACGACGTGGGCGGCATTCTCTCGAGCGACGACATGAAGACGCAGCTGGCCGCGCTCGGCGTGGACATGGACCAGCTCCGGCGCGAGTGCGGCGACGGCAACGTCCGGCTTCCGTTCCTGTGGATCTACGGACGGCGCGATCATACGATCAGCGTCATGGGCGCGAACATCTATCCGGAAGACATCGAGCAGTGCCTGTACAACGACACGGCCCTCGCCGCGATAACGAGCTCGTTCTGCCTCTCGGTCGCGGAAGGGCCCGACGGCGCCGTGCGGCCCCGCTTCCTGTTCGAGGTCTCGCGCGAGCCGGACGCCGCGCTGGCGCGCCGGTTCGCCGAATCGATCGTACCGAGCCTCGTGTCACTGAACGCGGACTTCCGCGAAGCGTGGCGCGAGTATCCGGACACGCTGGTGCCCGACATCCAGCTGTACCGGATCGGGGAAGGGCCGTTCGCCGGCGACTCCGGCAGGATCAAGCAGGTGCGCTTTCTCCCCGCGGCCTGAGCCGCGAATGCGCCCGTTCGTTCAGTTGGTTCTCCGGCACCCGCGAGCCGTCATCGCGCTCTGGCTCGTGCTCCTCATCGCCGCCGCGCCGTTCGCGCTCCGGCTCGGCGGCGCGCTCCGCGGGAGCACCGACGCCGTGAGCGGCAGTCCGTCCGAGCTCGTCTCGCGCGACATCAACGCCGCGTTCGGCGAGGGCTCGGCGTTCGTGTTTCCGGCGGTGCTCACCGCTGAGTCCACGGCGGTCGCCGACCCCGCGTTCGCCGCGGCAGCGGAGACGATCGCGCGCGCGCTGATCGACTCGGTCGGTGTCCGGGACGTGCGGCACTTCTGGAACACGCGGGACAGCGCGCTGCTCGGCCGCGACGGGCGATCAGCGCTGCTGCTCGTCACGCCACGGGCCGCGACGTTCTTCGACGCGGAGACCAACGTCGGCCGGATCCGCGCGGCGGCCGCCAGCGCAGCCCTGAGCGCCGAGTGGGAGGTCAAGCTGACGGGAATGGTCCCGCTCTTTCACGATCTCGACGTCAATTCGTCCGACGACCTTATCCGCGCGGAGAAGATCGGGATTCCGCTGGTGCTGATCGTGCTCCTGGTCGTGTTCGGTGCGCCACTGGCCGCGGGGCTTCCGCTCGCTATCGCTTTGGGAACGAGCGTAGTCGCGCTGGCGACGCTGTTCCTCCTGTCGCGCTCCATGCCGGTGAGCGTGTTCGCGCAAAACGCGGTGACGATGGTAGGGCTTGGCGTCGGCGTGGATTACGCGCTGTTCCTGGTGAGCCGCTGGCGGGAGGAGCTGGCCCGGGGCGCGACCGTGCGCGACGCCGTGGAGATCGCCACGCTGCGCGCCGGACACGTGGTGCTGGTCTCGGGGCTGGCGGTGTGCACCGGCTTTCTCGCGCTCTTTCTCGTGCGCATCAGCTTCCTGCACACGCTCGCGCTCGGCGGAGTCACGGTGGTGCTCACATCCGTGCTGATGACCGTGACGCTGCTGCCGGCGCTGCTGCTCCTGCTCGGCGAGAAGGTGAACTGGCCGCGCCATCCGCGGGAAAAGTCCAGTGCCGCGGACTCGCGCTGGGGTCGCTGGGCGCGTCAGGCGATGACGCACCCGTGGCGCTACCTCATTCCGGCCGTCGTGATTCTCGGGATCTTCATCGCCCCGACGCTGCGGCTCCGGGCGTGGAACATGGGGGCGAGCGACATCTCCGAGGAGATGGAAGCGCGCCAGGGTTACGAGCTATTGGAGCGAAACTTCTCCCGGGGGTGGATGGCTCCCATAGTGCTGCTGGCGCAGCCGCGGTCGGAGGGCAGCGCGCTCTCTCCTGAAGACCTGCAAGCTTTGGGAGCCCTTCGCGCACGATTGGCAGCGGAGCCGCGCATCGAGCACGCGACGATCGGCGGCATGAGCGAGGACGGACGGCACGCGTTGGTGGTGCTCGTGCCTCGCGGCGCGCCGGAGTCGGAGGAGGCCATGGACCTCGTGCGGGAGCTGCGCGTCAGCGCAGCGGATCCAGCGAGCGCCGCCGGCCTCGATCTGCGGGTCGGAGGAATGACCGCCGCCGTGATCGACTTCGACGCCGAGCTGTTCGGCAGCCTCAAGCGCGTCGTGCCGCTGGTGCTTGCGATCACGTTCATCGTGCTCATGATCGCCTTCCGCTCGCTGGTCGTGCCGCTCAAGGCGATCGCGATGAACCTGCTGTCGGTGCTCGCGGCGTACGGCTTTCTGGTGTACGTCTTTCAGGACGGCGTCGGCGCGGAGCTGATCAACCTCGTGCCCCCGGGCGGACTCAACTCGTTCATCGTGCTGATGCTGTTCACGATCCTGTTCGGCTTGTCGATGGACTACGAGGTCTTTCTGCTCGGCAGAATCAAGGAGGAGTACGATCGCACCGGCGACAACCGCGGCTCGGTGATCGCGGGGCTGTCGCAGACCGGCGGGCTGATCACGAGCGCGGCGCTCATCATGGTGGTGCTGTTCGGCTCGTTCGGCTTCACGCGGCTGACGGCGACGCGCGAGTTCGGGCTCGGGCTGGCGTTCGCGGTCGCTCTCGACGCGACACTGATCCGGGTCGTGCTTGTGCCGATTTTGATGGGACTCATGGGAAGAGCCAATTGGTGGTGGCCGCGCGGGTGGCTCCGGAGAAGCTGACGGGGAATCCAAGTTTGGAGTGTGACAGTAAGGAGGGGTGAGTTCGGAGTACCAGCGAGCTGTGACTGCCAACTCACCCCTCCTTACTGTCACACTCCAAACTTGGATTCCCTTGCATCTCGCTCGGAGCCACCGCCACCCGGCAGGATCAAGTCGTTAAGAAAAAACGCTGCCAATTCGGCCCGGCCTTGCAATCCCGCCTTGCGGTAAACCTCCACCGCGTGCTGCCGGACCGTGCGCTCGGACCGGCCGAGCTTCGCGGCGGCCTGCTTGTGCCCTTCGCCCTTGAGGATCAGCAGCGCCACCTCGCGTTCCGCGCGCGAGAGCTGCCATTCGTCGAACTGCCGGTCTATCGCCCGGGAGAATCCGGCGAGCGCTTCCTCGGCGGTCCTGCGCCAGCGGTCGCGCTCGGCCTCGCGCCGGGTGAGGGCCAGGTCCGTCGCGGCGAGCGTAGCGTGCGTCTGGCGCAGCGCCCCCGCCGAGCGGCGCCAGCCCGTAAAGAGCACGATCGCGAAGGACAGGCTGACGAGAACCATCGCCGCCTCGAACGCCACGTGCCAGGACCAGAGCGTCGTCGGCCGGTCCATGAGGAGGTCCATGGTTCCGCCCACCACGACGACAACGAGGAACACGGCCAGGACCGGTGGAAGCGGTCCCCGGAACGCTGATTCGGGAGCGAGCTCCTCCCGTTCGGACTCTGAGCTGTTTAGATCGGCCATTGGGGCTCCGGCGCCGAGCACCGCGACAATTGTCCCGTCAAATCAAGTCAAATGCCGGATATGGCGCTGTCGGGACTTCGCGGAGATTGCGGGGCAAGCACGAAGTCGCACCCCATATACGGGAGAAATCATGTTCTCGCTGCCATCTCCGCTGCACCCATTGATCGTTCACATGCCGATGGCGTTGACGATCCTGATTCCGCTGTTCGCGATCGGTGCGCTGGTCGCCATTCGCCGCAAGGCGCGCGTGCCCGTCGCCTGGGGCTTGACGATCGGCATGCTGGCGCTGCTGCTCGGCAGCGGCTGGCTCGCGCTGCAGACCGGTGAGAACGAGGAAGACAGAGTCGAGCGCTTCGTGAATGAGGACGCCGTGGAAGAGCACGAAGAGGCCGGCGAGCAGTTCGTGTACGCGGCCGGCGCGGTGCTGCTGCTCTCCGGTGTCGGCTTGATCCGCGGGCGGACAGGCGCCGCGGCGCGCGTGGTCGTCGCGCTGGCGACCATCGGTCTCGTCGGCATGGGCTACAACGTCGGGCATTCCGGCGGCGGGCTGGTATACGGCGGCGGAGCCGCGCAGGCGTACTCGGCGCCGGTTTCAGGCGCTGTCTCCATCGACGATGACGACGATTAGAGGCAGGTTCCGGGAAACCCGAAGTGGCTCCTGGATTCCCCGGCACTTCGCGAATCCGTCAGACGGCCGGAGCCACCATTGCGGGGATTACGCCCGTCGGTATAGGAGGCACGGTGGGAGTTCCGATCCGCCGCAGCACCGCCTTGAAGCGCGGGTCTCCCCGGAACAGGTCGTACTGCGGTCCGAACGCGGCCATGGGGAGCCAGAAGTCGCGCTGATCCACCGATTTATCCAGCCAGGTGAACGCTTCGTCCGCGTCACCGAGCAGCATGTGGCCGAACGCCAGAGCGAGCGGAACAACGTTCCCGCTGGCGCGGCGCTCGGCCAGCTCAGCGACGCACCGCTCGACGTCGGCTCGCCGGCCCGCCATCGCGTGCGCGATGCACATGTTCACCACCGTCCACGGATTGCGGTTGGTCAGGGCGGCGGCCTGCTCCGCGCGGGCCAGCGCTTCCTCGCTGTCGCCGGTAAGCGATGCGACCACGCTCAACCAGCGATGCGCCTCCGCGAAATGCTGATCGAGCTCGAGCGCTTCCTGGAGATACGCCCGTCCTTCGTCGTAGTGGCGGATGCACACGAGTGCTCCGCCGGCGATGTGCCGTATCCAGGCGGACAGGGGATCGAGCTCAACCGCGCGGCGGGCGTGCAGAATGGTCGCAGCCACCGCTCCCCGGCTTGCCTCGAACATGGCGACGCGCCCGTGGATGCTCGGGTCGTTCGGCTTCAGCTCGAGAGCGCGCCGGAATCTGCGATCGGCCTCGTCCCAGTCCCAGTCGTACATGAATGAGATGTAGCCGGCAATCGTGTGAGCGTCGGCGAGATCCGGCTCCAGCGACATCGCTCGATCGGTCGCCGCGCGCGCCGCGGTCATCGCTTCCGCCGTCGGCATCGCCAGATATATCGACGCCGCCAAATAGCCGCCCGCCAGCGCAGCGTACGCCGGCGCGAAGTCCGGCGCGAGCGCAACGGCTTCCCTGTAATTCGCCAGCGCGCGCGTGATCGCGTTGCCGGTCACGAGCTGATTGCTCAGGATGAACTTGCCACGCAGATAGAGGTCGTACGCCCGCGGGTCCACGCGGTGTGTCGCCCCGACCGGTGTCGCGTTGGCCGCATCCGCTTGCGTGGGGGACAGCGCCGAGACCACGGCCTGTGCGATCTCGTCCTGCAAGGCGAATACGTCGGTCAGCTCGCGATCGAACTGCTCCGACCACAGCTGAAATCCGTCGCTTGCGTTGACGACTTCCGCCGTCACGCGCACGCGATTCCCGACGCGCCTGACGCTTCCCTCAACAAGCGCCTGCACGTTGAGGCGCTCACCGGCCTCACGCAGGTCCACCTCCTTCCCCTTGAAAGAGAACGACGACGCGCGGCCCGCGACGCGGAGCCGCCGGGAGCGGGCGAGCGCTCCGATGATCTCTTCGGTGACGCCGTCGGAGAAGTAATCGTTGTCGGGGTCGTTGCTGACGTTGGCGAATGGCAGCACGGCTACGGAAGCCACCTGGTCGGATGGACCGCGCTCTGCGCGAACGGAGCTGCCGTCCAGGACCAGGAGGACTTCGCTCGCGGACTGTGGGCGCTGATCCGGGTTTTTCTCGAGGCAGCGCATCACGAGGTCGGGAATGTCCTGCGCACCACGCCATGCCTTGTCCAGCACCATCGACAGCGTGGCCGGGCGCTCCACGACGTGTGCCGACATCATCTGCTGCGGCGATCGCTTGCCGGCGAACGGGTGCCGTCCAGCGAGCATCTCGTAAGCCAGTATCCCCCAGGAATACAAATCGGCGCGGCCGTCCACGGAGTCGGCGGTGACCTGCTCCGGCGCCATGTACGCGGGGGTGCCGAGCGTGGAGCCGGCAGTCGTGAGCATGCCGCCGGCCTGCGGCGCGCGCGCGACGCTGATCGCCTTGGCGATGCCGAAATCCGCGACTATCGCCGTCCTTCCGTTGAGCAACACGTTTTCCGGCTTGATGTCGCGGTGCACGATGCCGTGGGAGTGCGCGTGCTCGAGCGCCGTCGCGACGTCGCACAAAATCCTGCACGCCTCGTCGCGCGGAACGCGCCCGGACCGCATGTAGTCGCGCAGCGACTGGCCCGGCACGAACGGCATGACGAAATACGGGATGCCGTCGGTCACGCCCGCCGTCAGGATGGGAACGATATGCGGATGCTGCAATTCCGCGACGAGCTGGATCTCGCGCGCAAAGCGCTCGCTCGAGATGGTTGCCGCGAGGTCGGCGGAAAGGACCTTTATGACCACGTCGCGGTCGAGCGCGTCCTCGCGAGCGGTGAATACGCGAGACATTCCGCCGCTGCCGAGCTCGCGCCCGATGTGATACTGTCCGGCAAAGCTGCGATCGAGCTGGCCCTGCAAGTCTGACATAGGACTCCCGCCGCCAAGATAGGATGCTGCCATGCGGGGCGCAAAGCACGCGAAGTTGACGGGAACGGCGCGCGGGGGCGGAAAATGCGAAATTCCGCGCTTCGCCGCGCGACGCCGGCAGTCCAAGGTAAGACCGCGTCCGCAGTTAGCTCCGGCCAGTCGCTGGAGTAGATTCTCCTGTACCTCACCCTGACTCCGCCGACCGAGCCATGGTTCCCAACGCACCGCTCATCGCGACGATCACCGCAGGCCTGGGACTGGCATTTCTCCTCGGCCTGCTCGTCACGCGCGTCGGGCTCCCGCCGATCGTCGGCTATCTGCTGGCGGGGGTACTCGTAGGCCCGCATTCGCCCGGGTTCACCGCCGACATCGCGATCGCGGGGCAGCTCGCCGAGATCGGCGTGATCATGCTGATGTTCGGCGTCGGGCTGCACTTCTCGCTCACGGATCTCCTGTCGGTGAAGCGGGTGGCGATCCCCGGCGCCATCGGGCTCATAGTGATCGTGGCCGGGTTCGGCGCGGTCATCGCCAGGCTGTGGGGCTGGCCGCTCGGCGAGGGACTGGTGTTCGGCCTCGCATTGTCGGTCGCGAGCACGGTCGTGCTGCTGCGCGCGCTCGAGCAAAGGGGCGGGCTCGACAGCTTCGATGGCAAGCTCGCTGTCGGATGGCTGGTGGTCGAGGATCTGGTGATGGTGCTGGCGTTGGTACTGCTGCCGGCGTTCGCGGCGTCCATGGGGACCGCGCCCGAACTCGTCGGCGAGGCGGGAGATCGCAGCCTCCTGCTGACGCTCGGCATCACCCTCGCGAAAGTCGCAGCCTTCTTCGCGCTGGTGCTGATTGCCGGCCGCCGGATCGTTCCATGGATGCTCGAGCACGTGGCGCACACCGGCTCGCGCGAGCTGTTCACGCTCGCGGTGCTCGCGACCGCGCTGGGCATCGCGCTCGGATCTGCCGTGCTGTTCGGCGTTTCGGTCGCGCTCGGCGCGTTCTTCGCCGGTGTCGTGATCAACGGCTCCGACCTGAGCTACCAGGCGGGCGCGGAAGCGCTGCCGCTGCAGGACGCGTTCGCGGTGCTGTTCTTCGTCTCGATCGGGATGCTGTTCGATCCGGAGATCATCGTGCGCGAGCCGCTGGCGGTGCTCGGCACGCTCGGAATCGTCGTGGTCGGCAAGTCGCTGGTCGTGATCGCGATCGTGCTGCTGCTGGGCTATCGCATCAGGTCGTCGCTGATCGTCGCGGCGAGCCTCGCGCAGATCGGCGAGTTCTCCTTCATTCTCGCCGGTCTGGCCGTGACGCTCGGCCTGCTCTCCGTTACCGGACGCGA contains these protein-coding regions:
- a CDS encoding TCR/Tet family MFS transporter translates to MLAIQRFGGRRAALAFILVTVFIDVLGFGLIIPVLPKLIVDLSGGDTARAARVFGLFGTVWALMQFIFSPIIGSLSDRLGRRPVILISCFGLGLDYVMMALAPTLAWLFVGRMISGITAATIATASAYIADVSPPEKRAANFGLISAAWGAGFIIGPALGGLLGQVSPRLPFWTGAGLALVGVAYGFFVLPESLPPEKRAAFTWRKANPVGALTLLRSHHELLGLASVNAIYLLAHHVLPSVWVLYTGYRYGWSTGMTGLALAAVGLGSILVQLFVVRRAVAAFGERITLLIGLSFGAAGFAIWGLAPDTRVFWLGLPIFSLMGLVGPSVQALMTVRVQPHEQGQLQGANSSIMGLTGLVGPGLFTLTFAYFIGAGTKWHIPGAAFLLAAVLMMVALSVAVMINARAAAYVKVDGESP
- a CDS encoding MMPL family transporter encodes the protein MRPFVQLVLRHPRAVIALWLVLLIAAAPFALRLGGALRGSTDAVSGSPSELVSRDINAAFGEGSAFVFPAVLTAESTAVADPAFAAAAETIARALIDSVGVRDVRHFWNTRDSALLGRDGRSALLLVTPRAATFFDAETNVGRIRAAAASAALSAEWEVKLTGMVPLFHDLDVNSSDDLIRAEKIGIPLVLIVLLVVFGAPLAAGLPLAIALGTSVVALATLFLLSRSMPVSVFAQNAVTMVGLGVGVDYALFLVSRWREELARGATVRDAVEIATLRAGHVVLVSGLAVCTGFLALFLVRISFLHTLALGGVTVVLTSVLMTVTLLPALLLLLGEKVNWPRHPREKSSAADSRWGRWARQAMTHPWRYLIPAVVILGIFIAPTLRLRAWNMGASDISEEMEARQGYELLERNFSRGWMAPIVLLAQPRSEGSALSPEDLQALGALRARLAAEPRIEHATIGGMSEDGRHALVVLVPRGAPESEEAMDLVRELRVSAADPASAAGLDLRVGGMTAAVIDFDAELFGSLKRVVPLVLAITFIVLMIAFRSLVVPLKAIAMNLLSVLAAYGFLVYVFQDGVGAELINLVPPGGLNSFIVLMLFTILFGLSMDYEVFLLGRIKEEYDRTGDNRGSVIAGLSQTGGLITSAALIMVVLFGSFGFTRLTATREFGLGLAFAVALDATLIRVVLVPILMGLMGRANWWWPRGWLRRS
- a CDS encoding helix-turn-helix transcriptional regulator; translated protein: MFLVVVVVGGTMDLLMDRPTTLWSWHVAFEAAMVLVSLSFAIVLFTGWRRSAGALRQTHATLAATDLALTRREAERDRWRRTAEEALAGFSRAIDRQFDEWQLSRAEREVALLILKGEGHKQAAAKLGRSERTVRQHAVEVYRKAGLQGRAELAAFFLNDLILPGGGGSERDARESKFGV
- a CDS encoding DUF2231 domain-containing protein, translating into MFSLPSPLHPLIVHMPMALTILIPLFAIGALVAIRRKARVPVAWGLTIGMLALLLGSGWLALQTGENEEDRVERFVNEDAVEEHEEAGEQFVYAAGAVLLLSGVGLIRGRTGAAARVVVALATIGLVGMGYNVGHSGGGLVYGGGAAQAYSAPVSGAVSIDDDDD
- a CDS encoding protein kinase; translation: MSDLQGQLDRSFAGQYHIGRELGSGGMSRVFTAREDALDRDVVIKVLSADLAATISSERFAREIQLVAELQHPHIVPILTAGVTDGIPYFVMPFVPGQSLRDYMRSGRVPRDEACRILCDVATALEHAHSHGIVHRDIKPENVLLNGRTAIVADFGIAKAISVARAPQAGGMLTTAGSTLGTPAYMAPEQVTADSVDGRADLYSWGILAYEMLAGRHPFAGKRSPQQMMSAHVVERPATLSMVLDKAWRGAQDIPDLVMRCLEKNPDQRPQSASEVLLVLDGSSVRAERGPSDQVASVAVLPFANVSNDPDNDYFSDGVTEEIIGALARSRRLRVAGRASSFSFKGKEVDLREAGERLNVQALVEGSVRRVGNRVRVTAEVVNASDGFQLWSEQFDRELTDVFALQDEIAQAVVSALSPTQADAANATPVGATHRVDPRAYDLYLRGKFILSNQLVTGNAITRALANYREAVALAPDFAPAYAALAGGYLAASIYLAMPTAEAMTAARAATDRAMSLEPDLADAHTIAGYISFMYDWDWDEADRRFRRALELKPNDPSIHGRVAMFEASRGAVAATILHARRAVELDPLSAWIRHIAGGALVCIRHYDEGRAYLQEALELDQHFAEAHRWLSVVASLTGDSEEALARAEQAAALTNRNPWTVVNMCIAHAMAGRRADVERCVAELAERRASGNVVPLALAFGHMLLGDADEAFTWLDKSVDQRDFWLPMAAFGPQYDLFRGDPRFKAVLRRIGTPTVPPIPTGVIPAMVAPAV
- the ybaL gene encoding YbaL family putative K(+) efflux transporter, yielding MVPNAPLIATITAGLGLAFLLGLLVTRVGLPPIVGYLLAGVLVGPHSPGFTADIAIAGQLAEIGVIMLMFGVGLHFSLTDLLSVKRVAIPGAIGLIVIVAGFGAVIARLWGWPLGEGLVFGLALSVASTVVLLRALEQRGGLDSFDGKLAVGWLVVEDLVMVLALVLLPAFAASMGTAPELVGEAGDRSLLLTLGITLAKVAAFFALVLIAGRRIVPWMLEHVAHTGSRELFTLAVLATALGIALGSAVLFGVSVALGAFFAGVVINGSDLSYQAGAEALPLQDAFAVLFFVSIGMLFDPEIIVREPLAVLGTLGIVVVGKSLVVIAIVLLLGYRIRSSLIVAASLAQIGEFSFILAGLAVTLGLLSVTGRDLILAAAILSITLNPLMFALAGRLDRWTKGQPRMIEALERTTEMSIAFPPGEEPLRGHAILVGYGRVGRAIAGTLASQNLPFVVIETDRSAAKAARNDGVRAVWGDAARPAIFTLAAPETARLLILAAPGAYQARQVLELAGRLNPNLDTVVRTHSSTEQEYLDAIGVGRTVLGERETALAMSHYALVSLGQTDDQADAAVEWAREGVATYDTISSRKSADSGKADGGSK